A window of Formosa sp. Hel1_31_208 contains these coding sequences:
- a CDS encoding BlaI/MecI/CopY family transcriptional regulator has product MQLSKTEEQLMQYLWKREKAFMKDLLEAYPEPKPATTTVATLLKRMADKGFVAYKLYGKSREYFPLVKKKDYFSKHVNTLIKTFFNDSASQFASFFTKETDLTKEELEDLKTLIDKEIKSK; this is encoded by the coding sequence ATGCAATTATCAAAAACCGAAGAGCAACTCATGCAATATCTCTGGAAACGAGAGAAAGCTTTCATGAAAGATTTATTAGAAGCTTATCCTGAGCCAAAACCAGCAACAACAACAGTTGCTACGCTTTTAAAACGCATGGCAGATAAGGGTTTTGTTGCTTATAAGCTCTATGGGAAATCAAGAGAATATTTCCCTTTGGTTAAAAAGAAAGACTATTTCTCTAAGCATGTAAATACACTTATCAAAACCTTTTTTAATGATAGTGCATCGCAATTTGCTTCTTTTTTCACAAAAGAAACCGATCTAACGAAAGAGGAACTAGAAGACTTAAAAACTTTAATTGACAAAGAAATTAAAAGCAAGTAA
- a CDS encoding M28 family peptidase has translation MKAFKTTIICLLFCSATSFGQNIQDIINQVDINRLSLIINEFSGEQSTVVNGSTVTILNRQQANNDLAADYLVERFQELDNITITDQSFNSNGRNIIATQLGQTNPNDIYVICAHYDTVANFCADDNATGTAAVLEVARLLSTQCLDNTIVYALWDEEEIGLRGSAFYADLAAANGDNILGVLNMDMMGYDGDAPGQPGDNEFDIDYRNIAGSVAMKNDIISVLNAYTFDLSVIEVNPGTTASDHSSFWFAGNGTTDAFSAVLVGESWETNDQTPAYHTIADRFATLDLQYYHEMVKLIAAYTATKGGLVAVDNTVSQTMTTLTANESSATYQWIDCSTNTPISGATNQTYAPVVNGNYAVEITSGICIERSECILFDTLGLESFLNNEVKVYPNPVKSNLNIEVNSENQDIVIKLYDLSGKLILTSNSTKVLTTLDVKEIPQGIYFLNVSSSEKSGTYKIVKE, from the coding sequence ATGAAAGCCTTTAAGACTACAATCATATGTCTCCTGTTTTGTTCAGCCACTTCTTTTGGACAGAATATTCAGGATATTATTAATCAAGTTGATATCAATCGTTTGTCACTCATCATTAATGAATTTAGTGGCGAACAAAGTACTGTTGTTAATGGTAGTACAGTGACCATATTAAACAGACAGCAGGCCAATAACGATTTGGCTGCAGATTATTTGGTTGAACGATTTCAGGAACTTGATAACATTACTATAACAGATCAATCTTTCAATAGTAATGGAAGAAACATCATTGCAACCCAATTGGGTCAAACCAACCCAAACGATATTTATGTTATTTGTGCTCATTATGATACTGTGGCTAATTTCTGTGCAGACGACAATGCTACCGGAACTGCTGCGGTACTTGAGGTTGCACGATTATTATCAACACAATGTTTAGATAATACAATTGTCTATGCACTGTGGGATGAAGAAGAAATAGGGTTACGTGGTTCGGCTTTTTATGCCGACTTGGCCGCAGCGAATGGTGATAATATCTTGGGGGTTTTAAATATGGACATGATGGGTTATGACGGCGATGCTCCAGGGCAACCTGGAGACAATGAATTTGATATTGATTACAGAAATATAGCAGGTTCTGTTGCCATGAAAAACGATATCATTTCGGTTCTAAACGCATATACTTTTGACCTTAGTGTTATTGAAGTAAATCCTGGGACTACAGCGAGTGATCATTCAAGTTTCTGGTTTGCAGGTAATGGGACTACAGATGCTTTTTCTGCCGTATTGGTTGGAGAGTCCTGGGAAACTAATGATCAAACACCCGCTTATCATACAATAGCCGATCGTTTTGCAACTTTAGATTTACAATATTATCATGAAATGGTTAAATTGATAGCGGCATATACGGCAACTAAAGGCGGTCTGGTGGCTGTTGATAATACGGTATCCCAAACCATGACAACCTTAACAGCCAATGAATCTTCAGCGACTTATCAATGGATTGATTGCAGTACCAATACACCTATTTCTGGGGCTACAAATCAAACTTATGCGCCAGTAGTTAATGGGAATTATGCGGTTGAAATAACTTCAGGAATATGTATAGAACGCAGTGAGTGTATTCTTTTTGATACACTTGGTTTGGAATCTTTTCTAAATAATGAAGTTAAAGTATATCCAAATCCTGTCAAATCAAATCTTAACATAGAAGTGAATAGTGAGAATCAAGATATTGTCATTAAACTTTACGATTTGTCTGGTAAGTTGATTTTGACTTCAAACTCGACTAAGGTTTTAACTACTTTAGATGTTAAGGAAATACCTCAAGGTATTTATTTTTTAAATGTATCGTCTTCTGAAAAGTCAGGAACCTATAAAATTGTAAAAGAGTAA
- a CDS encoding dipeptidase: MQGIQSYIEEHKDRFLNELIDLLKIPSVSADSAYKNDVIKTAQVIKASLESAGCDHVEICETDGFPIVYGEKMIDENLPTVLVYGHYDVQPADPIELWDSPPYEPVIKKTDTHPEGAIFARGACDDKGQMYMHVKAMEFMTSTNQLPCNVKFMIEGEEEVGSINLSKFVETHQEKLKNDVILISDTGMIAQDVPSITTGLRGLSYVEVEVIGPNRDLHSGLYGGAVANPINILTKMIASLHDEDNHITIPGFYDKVEELSDTERKEMAKAPFSLEAYKDAIGIDAVYGEKGYTTNERNSIRPTLDVNGIWGGYIGEGAKTVIASKAYAKISMRLVPHQDWEEITTLFKKHFESIAPAGVKVNVKPHHGGQGYVTPIDSIGYQAASKAYHDTFGKNPIPQRSGGSIPIVALFEQELKSKTILMGFGLNSDAIHSPNEHFGVWNYFKGIETIPLFYKYFSELSQ; the protein is encoded by the coding sequence ATGCAAGGTATTCAATCCTATATTGAAGAACATAAAGATCGCTTCTTAAACGAACTTATTGATTTATTAAAGATACCATCTGTTAGTGCAGATTCTGCTTATAAAAATGATGTCATTAAAACGGCACAAGTGATTAAAGCAAGCCTGGAAAGTGCAGGTTGTGACCATGTTGAAATTTGTGAAACCGATGGATTTCCTATTGTCTATGGTGAAAAAATGATAGATGAAAATTTACCTACAGTTCTTGTTTATGGCCACTACGATGTACAACCAGCAGACCCAATAGAGTTATGGGATTCACCACCATACGAGCCTGTCATTAAAAAAACGGACACACATCCCGAGGGTGCGATTTTTGCTCGTGGCGCTTGTGACGATAAAGGTCAAATGTATATGCATGTGAAAGCTATGGAATTTATGACATCTACCAATCAATTACCATGTAATGTGAAGTTCATGATTGAAGGTGAGGAAGAAGTAGGCAGTATAAACCTTTCAAAATTTGTGGAAACCCATCAAGAAAAACTAAAAAATGACGTCATTTTAATTTCTGATACTGGTATGATCGCTCAAGATGTACCTTCAATTACCACTGGACTTCGCGGATTAAGTTATGTCGAAGTTGAAGTTATTGGACCCAATAGAGACTTACACTCTGGATTATATGGAGGTGCGGTTGCAAATCCTATAAACATTCTAACCAAAATGATTGCGTCATTACATGATGAGGATAATCATATTACAATACCTGGATTCTACGATAAAGTAGAAGAACTTTCCGATACGGAAAGAAAAGAAATGGCTAAAGCTCCATTTTCACTTGAAGCATATAAAGATGCTATAGGTATAGATGCAGTTTATGGTGAAAAGGGCTATACAACCAATGAACGTAATTCAATTAGACCAACCCTAGATGTTAATGGTATTTGGGGTGGCTATATAGGTGAAGGCGCCAAAACAGTTATCGCTAGTAAAGCCTATGCAAAAATCTCAATGCGCTTAGTACCACATCAAGATTGGGAGGAGATAACTACACTCTTCAAAAAACACTTTGAAAGCATCGCACCAGCTGGTGTCAAAGTAAACGTAAAACCACATCATGGCGGACAAGGGTATGTGACTCCAATTGATAGTATTGGTTACCAAGCGGCTTCAAAAGCATATCACGATACCTTTGGTAAAAACCCCATTCCGCAGCGCAGTGGTGGAAGTATTCCCATTGTCGCATTATTTGAGCAGGAGTTAAAAAGCAAAACCATTCTCATGGGATTTGGCTTAAACAGTGATGCAATCCACTCCCCTAATGAACATTTTGGTGTTTGGAATTATTTTAAAGGGATTGAAACAATTCCACTGTTCTATAAATATTTTTCAGAACTCAGCCAATGA
- a CDS encoding GAF domain-containing protein, which translates to MKDINENIESPLELKVSFDKLLKHYEILSQNEDEFIAAKARRVLKTADAFPVLRDGFSDTAILKEREKEIGIILQDSFSPVLTKNEIKTASVPFHNLIFNSSERFKSIIQTAGDDFELEIKNMPKDDKYIIACTIILSFCYGYQLNFKRPFYYEIPDANGIMQYYKILYNADFTEIIPSVGVPKITQEDVDELLDNFDNIDLWKKKFPPNSYTFKGFVISNIFNVTDDQSISNIKSSLIGEDKRKDEGFMEDFHEIFRSLLGLKDIKVGFSIYNEEEGTFERVYGAGMNSFLLNSLDNNDCANALCSKSYNVLLKDKQFYSISDVDKYYELSKGKVPQYKTLKDQHIKSAILAPIANEDGLMGILEIVSERPKVLNSINANKLIDVMPFIVSAVERSKKEEENLVEAIIQTECTSIHPSVHWRFEKEAKNFIKDQLNGKEPNFKKIAFENIYPLYGQIDIKGSSEARNAATQKDLTIQLESIKAIVQKAFTIEKLPIYEQFLYQIDNYLEGLNSRFQVDSEQQISAFIKQDIDPLLEHLKGVDALEEEVNSYFESIDSKVQVLYKHRKDYDETITLVNNEMASLLDKKQHEAQDMYPHYFERFKTDGVEHNMYIGEAITKEENFNPIYLYNLRLWQLQVMCEMENVFYLMQSDFPVKLDVASMILVFNQPLSISFRMDEKQFDVDGTYNARYEIVKKRVDKAYIKGTKERVTQKGKISIVYSQKQDEVEYLRYIKFLQSKKYVDDDVEIVELQDLQAVTGLKAIRVSVLYHKNKDDKAFYTYDDLMKEIKA; encoded by the coding sequence ATGAAAGACATTAATGAAAATATCGAATCACCTTTAGAGTTGAAGGTTAGCTTTGATAAATTGCTTAAGCACTATGAAATATTGTCTCAAAATGAAGACGAATTTATAGCAGCCAAAGCAAGGCGTGTTCTTAAAACAGCGGATGCTTTTCCGGTGTTGCGAGATGGATTTAGTGACACCGCTATCTTAAAAGAACGAGAAAAAGAGATAGGTATTATTCTGCAAGATTCGTTTAGTCCAGTACTAACGAAGAATGAAATTAAAACAGCTTCTGTGCCATTTCATAATTTGATTTTTAATTCTTCAGAACGATTTAAATCAATCATTCAAACTGCTGGTGACGATTTCGAATTAGAGATTAAGAACATGCCCAAAGATGATAAGTACATCATTGCATGTACCATCATTTTATCATTTTGTTATGGGTATCAATTGAATTTTAAACGACCATTTTATTATGAAATCCCTGATGCTAATGGGATAATGCAGTATTATAAAATATTATATAATGCCGATTTCACTGAAATTATACCTAGTGTTGGAGTGCCTAAAATCACTCAAGAGGATGTAGACGAATTATTAGATAATTTTGATAACATCGACTTGTGGAAGAAAAAGTTCCCTCCAAATAGCTATACATTTAAGGGCTTTGTGATCTCGAATATTTTCAATGTGACTGACGATCAATCCATTTCTAATATTAAATCATCGTTGATAGGTGAGGACAAAAGGAAAGATGAAGGCTTTATGGAAGATTTTCATGAAATTTTCAGGTCACTACTAGGTCTTAAAGATATCAAAGTAGGATTTTCTATTTACAATGAAGAAGAAGGCACCTTTGAACGTGTTTATGGCGCTGGAATGAATAGTTTTTTACTTAATAGTTTAGATAATAATGATTGCGCTAATGCTTTATGCAGTAAGTCATATAATGTGTTATTGAAAGATAAGCAATTCTATAGCATATCTGATGTGGATAAATACTATGAGTTGTCAAAAGGGAAAGTGCCACAGTATAAAACCTTGAAGGACCAACATATTAAAAGTGCCATATTAGCTCCTATAGCCAATGAAGACGGCTTGATGGGAATCCTCGAAATTGTTTCAGAACGACCTAAAGTTTTAAATAGTATCAATGCGAATAAATTGATAGATGTAATGCCATTTATTGTCTCGGCTGTTGAACGTTCTAAAAAGGAAGAAGAAAATTTAGTTGAGGCTATTATTCAGACTGAGTGTACCTCCATACATCCAAGTGTGCATTGGCGATTTGAAAAGGAGGCAAAAAACTTCATTAAAGATCAGCTTAATGGTAAGGAGCCTAATTTCAAAAAAATAGCATTTGAAAACATTTATCCGCTTTATGGACAAATTGATATTAAAGGATCTTCTGAAGCTAGAAATGCCGCAACACAAAAAGATTTAACTATTCAATTAGAATCAATTAAGGCTATAGTGCAAAAGGCGTTTACAATAGAAAAGCTACCAATTTATGAGCAGTTTTTATACCAAATAGATAATTATTTGGAAGGGCTAAATTCACGTTTTCAGGTGGATAGTGAACAACAAATTTCCGCCTTCATAAAACAAGATATTGATCCGTTATTAGAGCATCTAAAAGGTGTTGATGCTTTAGAAGAAGAGGTAAATTCATATTTTGAGAGTATTGATTCGAAAGTACAAGTGCTGTATAAGCATAGAAAAGATTATGATGAAACCATTACTTTGGTAAATAATGAAATGGCATCACTTCTAGATAAGAAACAACACGAAGCTCAGGACATGTATCCACATTATTTTGAGCGTTTTAAAACGGATGGTGTTGAACACAATATGTATATTGGAGAAGCTATTACTAAAGAAGAAAACTTTAATCCCATTTATTTATATAATCTGAGGTTATGGCAGTTGCAGGTGATGTGTGAAATGGAGAATGTATTCTATTTAATGCAATCTGATTTCCCAGTAAAGCTCGATGTGGCTTCAATGATTTTGGTTTTTAATCAACCGTTATCCATTAGTTTTAGAATGGATGAGAAACAGTTTGATGTCGATGGGACCTATAATGCCAGATATGAAATCGTAAAAAAACGTGTTGATAAGGCGTATATAAAAGGAACAAAAGAACGTGTCACCCAAAAAGGAAAAATAAGTATTGTTTATTCACAAAAACAGGACGAGGTAGAGTACTTGAGGTATATTAAGTTTTTACAATCAAAGAAGTATGTAGATGACGATGTTGAAATTGTTGAACTTCAAGATCTACAGGCGGTCACAGGTTTAAAAGCAATTCGGGTAAGTGTATTGTATCACAAAAACAAAGATGATAAAGCATTTTATACGTATGATGATTTAATGAAAGAAATTAAAGCTTAA
- a CDS encoding Pycsar system effector family protein, with protein MESLVQETEKYVISYLNDNLDSKFVYHNLAHTQRVVGKVQELIESIKLDEPQKSHLLIAAWFHDTGFTKTIEGHEKESAKIASAFLKSQGASEDTIHVVSDIILATQMDLKPKNELEGLIRDADCAHVSSKKYDEYAALLRKEWELTKGKIISKPDWIQDNISFLTNHTFYSDIAARKWEKRKGQNLARLLQSQNKIKERTEKLKQKKAELSFKKKKMDLPERGIETMFRVALRNHITLSDIADTKANILLSVNAIIISLVLSNLVSKLDNPSNQYLIWPTAIFALFTLASIVLSVLATRPNVTRGKFTKEDVANKKVNLLFFGNFHKMKLDEFEWAMTEMMQDRDYLYSSLTKDLYFLGLVLNRKYGLLRLTYTVFMIGIVVSVICFAVAFQLSESNTLIDGANSLL; from the coding sequence ATGGAAAGCCTTGTTCAAGAAACCGAAAAGTATGTCATTAGCTATTTAAATGACAACTTAGATTCTAAGTTTGTGTATCATAATTTAGCCCATACACAGCGTGTTGTTGGAAAAGTTCAGGAATTAATTGAGAGTATAAAATTAGATGAGCCTCAAAAATCTCATCTATTGATTGCCGCTTGGTTTCACGATACAGGGTTTACAAAAACGATTGAAGGACATGAAAAGGAGAGTGCAAAAATCGCAAGCGCTTTTTTAAAATCGCAAGGGGCTTCTGAAGACACAATACATGTTGTTTCTGATATCATCCTAGCCACCCAAATGGATTTGAAGCCAAAGAATGAATTAGAAGGTCTGATACGCGATGCCGATTGCGCCCATGTCTCTAGTAAAAAATATGATGAATATGCTGCGCTTCTGAGAAAAGAGTGGGAACTAACAAAAGGTAAAATTATTTCGAAACCAGATTGGATACAGGATAATATTTCATTTTTAACAAACCACACCTTCTATTCTGATATTGCCGCACGTAAATGGGAAAAACGAAAAGGACAAAATCTAGCTCGTTTATTACAAAGTCAGAATAAAATAAAAGAGAGAACGGAAAAATTAAAGCAAAAAAAAGCGGAGCTTAGTTTCAAAAAGAAAAAAATGGACTTACCCGAACGTGGTATCGAAACCATGTTTAGAGTTGCCCTTAGAAATCATATTACATTGAGTGATATTGCCGATACAAAGGCCAACATTTTACTCTCAGTGAATGCCATTATTATTTCCTTAGTCCTTTCCAATCTCGTATCTAAACTCGATAATCCATCGAATCAGTATTTAATTTGGCCAACAGCTATTTTTGCCTTATTTACATTGGCTTCAATCGTGTTATCTGTTTTAGCTACGCGTCCAAATGTTACACGTGGAAAATTTACTAAAGAAGATGTGGCTAATAAAAAAGTTAATCTTCTGTTCTTCGGAAATTTCCATAAAATGAAACTGGATGAATTTGAATGGGCAATGACAGAAATGATGCAAGATAGAGATTACCTTTACAGCTCTCTGACTAAAGATCTTTACTTTCTCGGGCTCGTTTTAAATCGGAAATATGGTCTATTAAGATTAACCTATACTGTATTCATGATAGGCATAGTAGTAAGTGTCATTTGCTTTGCTGTAGCATTTCAATTGTCTGAATCTAATACTTTAATAGACGGAGCAAACTCCTTATTGTAG
- a CDS encoding YdiU family protein: MRLNLKHTFINELPADPISDNSRRQVKRACFSYVTPKLTKSPKLLHVSKEMANALGISERDLSSETFTNVITGNTLLPNTKPYAMCYGGHQFGQWAGQLGDGRAINLFEVEHHGKQWTVQLKGAGETPYSRSADGLAVLRSSIREYLCSEAMFHLGVPTTRALSLALSGDDVMRDMLYDGNSAYEKGAIVSRISPSFLRFGSFEIFSARQDHKTLKILVDYTIKHHFSHLGAPSKESYIQFFAEVSERTLDMIIHWQRVGFVHGVMNTDNMSILGLTIDYGPYGWLEGFDFGWTPNTTDSQHKRYRYGNQPNIGLWNLYQLANALYPLIETPEPLENILENYKVGFERKSLVMMKSKLGLVQEDDKDYLLIEALEDALLLTETDMTIFFRNLSNFKKGDAKKGLEIVQEAFYASNEVSSNIAQQWRDWFERYDFRLEKEVLSNQERQSNMNYVNPKYVLRNYMAQLAIDDANKGDYKLIDELFQLLKQPYAEQPNMNKWFAKRPDWARHKVGCSMLSCSS; this comes from the coding sequence ATGCGCTTAAACTTAAAACATACATTTATAAATGAACTGCCTGCTGATCCTATTTCAGATAATTCAAGACGACAAGTAAAACGAGCCTGTTTTTCATATGTTACTCCGAAATTAACGAAATCACCGAAGCTTCTTCATGTCTCAAAAGAGATGGCTAATGCTTTAGGAATTTCGGAACGAGATCTTTCTAGTGAGACCTTTACAAATGTCATAACTGGGAATACTCTTTTGCCTAATACTAAGCCTTATGCTATGTGTTATGGCGGACATCAATTCGGACAATGGGCTGGACAATTAGGTGATGGTAGAGCTATTAATTTATTTGAAGTTGAACATCATGGCAAACAATGGACCGTTCAGCTTAAAGGTGCAGGAGAAACACCTTATTCGCGAAGTGCTGATGGCTTAGCTGTGTTGCGTTCGTCTATTCGTGAATATCTGTGCAGCGAAGCTATGTTTCATTTGGGAGTGCCAACAACTAGAGCATTGTCATTAGCTTTATCTGGAGATGATGTGATGAGAGATATGTTGTATGATGGAAATTCAGCCTATGAAAAGGGCGCTATAGTGTCGCGGATTTCACCATCATTTTTGCGCTTTGGAAGCTTTGAAATATTTTCTGCACGACAAGATCATAAAACACTTAAGATTTTAGTGGATTATACCATAAAGCATCATTTTTCGCATTTAGGAGCACCTTCAAAAGAAAGCTATATCCAATTTTTTGCTGAAGTTTCTGAACGAACTCTAGATATGATTATTCATTGGCAACGAGTAGGTTTTGTGCATGGCGTAATGAATACTGATAATATGTCTATTCTAGGATTAACCATCGATTATGGTCCTTATGGATGGTTGGAAGGATTTGATTTTGGCTGGACACCGAATACAACCGATAGTCAGCATAAACGTTACAGATATGGAAATCAGCCAAACATCGGTTTATGGAATTTATACCAATTGGCAAATGCATTGTATCCATTAATAGAAACCCCGGAACCTTTAGAAAACATTTTAGAAAATTATAAAGTAGGTTTTGAGCGTAAGTCATTAGTCATGATGAAATCAAAACTAGGATTAGTGCAAGAAGACGATAAAGACTATTTGCTTATTGAGGCTTTGGAAGACGCACTGCTATTAACAGAAACAGATATGACTATTTTCTTTCGAAATTTAAGCAACTTCAAAAAAGGGGATGCTAAAAAAGGATTAGAAATTGTTCAAGAAGCCTTTTATGCATCTAATGAAGTCTCTAGTAATATCGCTCAACAATGGCGTGATTGGTTTGAACGCTATGATTTTAGATTAGAAAAGGAGGTCTTGTCAAATCAAGAACGACAGTCTAATATGAATTATGTAAACCCTAAATACGTCCTTAGAAATTACATGGCCCAGTTAGCTATTGATGATGCGAATAAAGGAGATTATAAGCTAATAGATGAACTGTTTCAATTGCTTAAGCAGCCTTATGCTGAACAACCTAATATGAATAAATGGTTTGCCAAACGACCCGATTGGGCACGTCATAAAGTAGGTTGTTCTATGCTATCTTGTAGTTCGTAA
- a CDS encoding bifunctional alpha/beta hydrolase/OsmC family protein: MRNEKLHIENKKGIKLQAYLELPANQNPNYFAVFAHCFTCSSTLSAVKNISRSLTNHGFGVLRFDFTGLGRSEGEFADSHFSANVYDLIAVNDYLIEHYKAPSLLVGHSLGGAAVLVVASKLDNIKAVATIGAPSTVGHVKHLFSHGLEQVKEKGEVEVNIGGRPFKINEEFVADFDKTDLPAIVKSLRKPLLILHSPIDTIVGVKNAHELYHNAHHPKSFVSLDNADHLLSNAPDSSYVGDMIGTWVKRYFEPQDNKMLDTGGEQLVAHLNLKEDKFTTTIQTSKHSFIADEPTSVGGDDFGPSPYDFLSAGLAACTVMTLKLYAERKKWDLQEVFAHITYSKKHSDDLMLDVDKPKRMDHLLKKLTFIGNLDESQRQRLKEIASKCPVHKTLQSEVIIDTELI, from the coding sequence ATGAGAAACGAGAAATTACATATAGAAAATAAAAAGGGAATTAAACTTCAGGCCTATCTTGAATTACCTGCAAATCAAAACCCAAATTATTTTGCCGTTTTTGCACATTGTTTTACGTGCAGCAGTACCTTAAGTGCAGTGAAAAATATAAGTCGATCTTTAACCAATCACGGGTTTGGCGTTCTTAGATTTGATTTTACAGGTTTGGGACGAAGTGAAGGTGAGTTTGCCGATAGCCATTTTTCGGCTAATGTCTATGACTTGATAGCAGTTAATGACTATTTAATAGAACATTATAAGGCGCCATCATTGTTAGTTGGTCACTCTCTAGGAGGTGCAGCAGTTCTAGTTGTGGCCTCAAAATTGGATAATATCAAGGCCGTAGCCACTATTGGTGCTCCTTCAACAGTAGGTCATGTAAAGCATCTATTCTCTCATGGTCTTGAACAGGTTAAAGAAAAAGGTGAGGTTGAAGTTAATATTGGTGGACGACCATTTAAAATTAATGAAGAATTTGTAGCCGATTTTGACAAAACCGATTTACCCGCTATTGTAAAATCTTTAAGAAAACCATTACTTATTTTACATTCTCCAATAGATACAATTGTTGGTGTGAAAAATGCGCATGAGTTGTATCATAATGCGCACCATCCTAAAAGTTTTGTCAGTTTAGATAATGCTGATCATTTATTGAGTAACGCTCCTGATAGTTCTTATGTTGGAGATATGATTGGCACTTGGGTAAAACGTTATTTTGAACCTCAAGATAATAAAATGTTAGATACAGGTGGTGAACAGTTGGTCGCTCATTTAAATTTAAAAGAAGATAAATTCACGACTACCATTCAAACTTCAAAACACAGTTTTATTGCAGATGAACCAACATCTGTTGGGGGTGATGATTTTGGACCTTCACCTTATGATTTTTTAAGTGCTGGATTAGCCGCTTGCACAGTCATGACCTTAAAACTTTATGCTGAGAGAAAAAAATGGGACTTGCAAGAAGTCTTCGCGCATATTACATATTCCAAAAAACATAGTGATGATTTAATGTTAGATGTAGATAAACCAAAACGTATGGACCATCTATTAAAAAAATTGACTTTTATTGGTAACTTAGACGAATCACAAAGACAACGCTTAAAAGAGATTGCTTCAAAATGTCCCGTTCATAAAACACTACAAAGCGAAGTTATTATTGATACCGAACTTATCTAA
- the egtB gene encoding ergothioneine biosynthesis protein EgtB has product MILKDSYLKTRQRFISICKSLKIEDYSVQPQPFVSPPKWHLAHSTWFFEQFVLCQFKKNYVVYDDDFAYLFNSYYNNAGKRILRLNRGLMTRPTVDEVYDYRKYVDEQMISFFTENPSKKAQEIIELGIQHEQQHQELFYYDIKYILGNQPTFPIIENAISLAEIEQSSKWIKISEGIYSIGHDGDSFCYDNELGKHKVFLHEFEISDLLVTNEDYIKFMEAGGYEDFNLWHAEGWDFIQKHKINAPQYWHHVEGKWYHYTLHGFREVNPKAPVNHVSFYEAYAYAEWKNQRLPTEFEWEVASKYFNYGQLWEWTNSAYLPYPNYSKAAGALGEYNGKFMINQMVLRGASIATVDYHSRSTYRNFFHPEMRWQFSGIRLVK; this is encoded by the coding sequence ATGATTTTAAAAGACTCATATTTAAAAACGCGACAACGATTTATTTCTATTTGTAAATCTTTGAAAATAGAAGATTACTCAGTGCAACCTCAACCCTTTGTGTCTCCACCAAAATGGCATTTGGCGCATAGCACTTGGTTTTTTGAACAGTTTGTGCTTTGTCAATTTAAGAAGAATTACGTCGTTTATGATGACGATTTCGCCTATTTATTTAACAGTTATTACAATAATGCAGGCAAACGAATTTTACGACTAAACAGAGGTTTGATGACTCGCCCAACAGTAGATGAAGTCTATGACTATCGCAAGTATGTTGATGAGCAGATGATTAGTTTTTTTACTGAAAACCCATCGAAAAAAGCTCAGGAAATTATCGAATTGGGAATTCAACATGAGCAGCAACATCAAGAATTATTCTATTATGATATCAAGTATATTTTAGGAAATCAACCAACCTTTCCTATTATTGAAAACGCCATTAGTTTAGCTGAAATTGAACAGTCTTCAAAATGGATTAAGATTTCAGAAGGGATTTATAGTATTGGACACGATGGCGATTCGTTTTGTTATGATAATGAATTAGGAAAACATAAGGTGTTCTTGCATGAGTTTGAAATTTCTGATCTACTGGTAACTAACGAAGATTATATAAAATTCATGGAAGCTGGAGGTTATGAAGATTTCAATTTATGGCATGCCGAAGGTTGGGATTTTATTCAGAAACATAAAATAAATGCTCCACAATATTGGCATCATGTCGAAGGCAAATGGTATCATTATACCTTACATGGCTTTAGAGAAGTAAACCCTAAAGCACCTGTCAATCATGTTAGTTTTTACGAAGCATATGCCTATGCTGAATGGAAAAACCAGCGCTTACCAACAGAGTTTGAATGGGAAGTAGCTTCAAAATATTTTAACTATGGGCAATTGTGGGAATGGACCAATAGTGCGTATTTACCATATCCTAATTATTCGAAGGCGGCAGGTGCTTTAGGCGAATATAATGGCAAATTTATGATTAATCAAATGGTGCTTCGAGGGGCATCTATAGCTACTGTTGACTATCATAGCAGATCGACTTACCGTAATTTTTTTCACCCTGAAATGCGCTGGCAATTTTCAGGAATAAGACTCGTAAAATAA